A section of the Pochonia chlamydosporia 170 chromosome 2, whole genome shotgun sequence genome encodes:
- a CDS encoding Pfs, NACHT and WD domain protein (similar to Talaromyces marneffei ATCC 18224 XP_002147197.1) produces MKRHESYTVAVICAIGFEMSAVRYMLDREHPRLPPKQGDSNLYVLGELSGHNVVLACLPGIQGKGAAATVATNIARTFPSIEWRFLVGIGGGVPSDKHDLRLGDVVVSMPEGQYGGVIQYDLGKDTEDDFQLKGFLWPPPAMLRSAVEMMQSDHLMADNKVKEFLLQMLQRGPKLSIYQRPPTELDILFHADYPHVESGSACEHCDKSKTIHRSPRQFSGPEVHYGLIASGDRVMRSAAKRNASTSNLGDILCFEMEAAGIATEFPCIVIRGISDYADSHKNDSWQRYAAAAAAASAKELLSYIDANITPELLVGDATSALSDPSALPSGNKEVSQQLSGQGIVGYGPVSVGRDIRFATYNQIMPPSDPIHDLWRDFLEDLCESDPATDMSRIAEDKGGLLLKCFDWILDNDELKTWQQCENTRLLWVKGDPGKGKTMLMIGLVRHLQVRLSSQNCSLAFFFCQNTDSRLNNDVSVLRGLVWMLLKNKVALSKHIPDEYRLKSKEKRKAMFEAQNRNLFPILTTMLDDMLSDAELDATYLLLDALDECQDSGRLVKWITQVASKPGSKAKWLVSSRFSLLLDRALRPTECQQKLDLELNDNHISRAVAQYIKLKVEGLAKKCKYDDALQRKVQAILEERAESTFLWVALICPCLERVRRLQVESEIDKFPPGLPALYDRMVDIIDQDNDKIICKKILRAVTLAYRPLALKELVTLAELPTEQPDDVRELVNLCSSFVIFREGTVRILHQSAKDYLEKHYEVRLHAAGASQGHADIATYSIKAMSLKLKRNMYNLDYGFKPKDMIAPNPDPLASIQYSCVFWADHLAAGIGNSLESKRVLADDGEKSSENSQLTRFLEDVETFIWSYGSIIGRAPLQTYASALVFSPTTSLVRVTQWKLRLPFIKMMTELETHWDIHRKTVEGLSGSVESVAFSPDGKTLASTYWNEKTIRLWDTATGIRQQTIKGHSSAVRSVAFSPDGKTLALTSHFETTIRLWDIATGIQLQTLKGHSDIVGSVAFSPNGKTLASGSNDKTIWLWDTTTGIPQQTIEGYSSAVRSVAFSPDGKTLALTSYFEPTIWLWDTATGIRQQTIEGHSSAVRSVAFSPDGKTLALTSYFETTIRLWDTATGIQQQTLKGHSDIVGSVAFSPNGKTLASGSNDKTIRLWDTTTGIRQQTIEGHSSAVRSVAFSPDGKTLASGSNDKTIRLWDTTTGIQQQTIKGHDRTVRFMSVAFSPDGKTLALGSNDKTIRLWDTATGIQHQTLKGQGPVRSVAFSPDGKTLASTFPYETTIWLWDTAMGIQQQTLKGHGGEVRLVAFSPDGRALASVSYDKTIRLWDTATGIQQQRLKVQGTVRSVAFSPDGKTLASGSDDKTIRLWDTATGFQQQTLKGQEVVRWVAFSPDGKTLASGSDDKTIRLWDMVMGIQWQTLEGHRMSESVAFSPDGRYLTTDYGSLQLPSTCVSSKQCPDKSPSDHHLYVDEEWITLDGKNTLWLPADYRTSAVAVHDGKVALGHRLGGLRFLEFKFA; encoded by the exons ATGAAGCGGCATGAAAGTTACACTGTCGCGGTCATCTGCGCCATCGGATTTGAGATGAGCGCCGTTCGCTACATGCTAGATCGCGAGCATCCACGCCTCCCCCCTAAGCAAGGAGACTCGAACTTGTATGTCCTCGGGGAGCTTAGCGGCCACAATGTTGTCCTCGCGTGCCTTCCCGGCATCCAAGGAAAAGGCGCCGCGGCGACTGTCGCCACGAATATAGCTCGCACGTTCCCCTCCATCGAGTGGCGATTTCTCGTCGGCATCGGGGGAGGCGTGCCTAGCGACAAGCACGATCTCCGCCTAGGCGACGTGGTGGTTAGCATGCCTGAAGGCCAATATGGAGGCGTAATCCAATACGACCTCGGGAAGGATACCGAAGACGACTTCCAGCTGAAAGGATTTCTCTGGCCACCGCCGGCGATGTTAAGGAGCGCTGTTGAGATGATGCAGTCCGACCATTTGATGGCCGATAATAAGGTTAAAGAGTTCTTGCTTCAAATGCTACAAAGGGGACCAAAGCTTTCTATCTATCAACGCCCGCCTACTGAACTCGATATTCTCTTTCATGCAGACTACCCGCATGTTGAGAGTGGCTCCGCTTGTGAGCACTGCGACAAGTCGAAGACCATCCATAGGTCGCCCCGACAATTTTCAGGCCCTGAAGTACACTATGGGCTGATTGCGTCCGGAGATCGAGTCATGAGGAGCGCGGCAAAGAGAAACGCGAGCACCAGCAACCTCGGTGATATACTCtgttttgagatggaggcggctgGGATTGCAACTGAGTTCCCCTGCATTGTCATCCGCGGCATTTCGGACTATGCAGATTCTCACAAGAATGATAGCTGGCAGCGCTacgctgccgctgccgccgcggCATCTGCTAAAGAGCTACTCTCATACATCGATGCCAACATCACTCCCGagctgcttgttggtgacGCTACGTCCGCCTTATCCGATCCAAGCGCACTGCCCAGCGGCAACAAAGAGGTCAGCCAACAATTATCTGGGCAGGGTATAGTAGGCTACGGTCCTGTCTCAGTTGGTAGGGACATACGCTTTG CTACTTACAACCAGATTATGCCTCCGAGTGACCCAATAC ATGACCTGTGGAGAGACTTCTTGGAAGATCTCTGCGAAAGCGATCCTGCTACTGATATGTCCCGAATAGCAGAGGACAAGGGCGGCTTGCTACTGAAATGCTTTGACTGGATCCTTGATAATGACGAGCTCAAAACTTGGCAGCAATGTGAAAACACTAGACTGTTATGGGTTAAAGGGGATccaggcaaaggcaagacaatGCTGATGATAGGTCTCGTTCGCCACCTACAAGTTCGACTCAGCAGTCAGAACTGCTCgcttgccttcttcttctgtcAGAACACGGACTCACGCCTCAACAACGACGTTTCTGTCTTGCGAGGCTTGGTTTGGATGCTTCTCAAAAATAAGGTTGCATTAAGCAAGCACATACCCGACGAGTACCGGTTGAAATCCAAGGAAAAGCGGAAAGCGATGTTTGAAGCCCAGAATCGGAACCTATTTCCAATTCTGACGACGATGCTTGACGACATGTTGAGTGATGCGGAACTTGACGCGACCTATCTTTTGCTTGATGCATTGGACGAATGTCAGGACTCCGGCCGGCTGGTCAAGTGGATTACCCAAGTTGCCAGTAAGCCGGGGTCAAAAGCCAAGTGGCTCGTATCTAGCCGCTTTTCGTTATTGCTAGACAGAGCCTTGCGCCCAACCGAATGCCAGCAGAAACTCGACCTGGAATTGAACGACAATCACATATCTCGTGCAGTTGCGCAATACATCAAGCTGAAAGTGGAAGGTCTCGCGAAAAAATGCAAGTATGACGACGCTCTCCAGCGGAAAGTCCAGGCGATACTAGAGGAGAGGGCAGAGTCGACATTTCTCTGGGTCGCTTTAATATGCCCATGCCTGGAAAGAGTCAGACGCCTGCAGGTGGAATCCGAGATCGACAAGTTCCCGCCTGGGTTACCGGCCCTTTATGACAGAATGGTGGATATTATTGACCAGGACAACGACAAAATCATCTGCAAGAAGATTCTCCGCGCAGTCACCCTTGCCTACCGCCCTCTTGCGCTTAAAGAGCTTGTCACGCTAGCAGAGCTTCCCACAGAGCAACCTGACGATGTTCGCGAACTCGTCAACCTCTGCAGCTCGTTCGTGATCTTTCGTGAGGGTACGGTCCGGATTCTGCACCAGTCAGCGAAAGACTACCTGGAGAAGCACTATGAGGTCAGGCTCCATGCGGCAGGGGCGTCGCAGGGGCATGCAGACATCGCCACGTACTCGATTAAAGCGATGTCCTTGAAGCTTAAACGAAACATGTATAACCTCGATTACGGCTTCAAACCGAAGGACATGATAGCCCCTAACCCTGACCCACTGGCTTCCATACAGTACTCCTGCGTCTTCTGGGCTGACCACCTCGCCGCTGGAattggcaacagccttgaGAGCAAGAGAGTACTGGCGGATGATGGAGAA AAATCAAGTGAGAATTCTCAGCTTACTCGGTTCCTAGAGGATGTTGAAACGTTTATCTGGAGCTACGGATCAATCATAGGACGAGCTCCGCTGCAGACATACGCCTCCGCACTGGTATTCAGCCCAACAACAAGCCTGGTCAGGGTGACGCAGTGGAAGCTTAGGTTGCCGTTTATCAAGATGATGACAGAACTTGAAACCCACTGGGATATCCACCGTAAGACGGTCGAGGGACTTAGTGGCTCGGTCGAGtcggtggccttctcgccCGACGGCAAGACGCTAGCCTCAACATATTGGAACGAGAAAACTATCCGGCTTTGGGACACGGCGACGGGGATCCGGCAGCAGACAATTAAAGGGCATAGCAGCGCGGTTAGGTCGGTAGCTTTCTCGCCCGACGGCAAGACGCTAGCCTTAACGTCCCATTTTGAGACAACTATCCGGCTTTGGGACATAGCGACGGGCATCCAGCTGCAGACACTTAAAGGACATAGCGATATAGTCGGGTCAGTAGCCTTCTCGCCTAACGGCAAGACGCTAGCCTCAGGTTCTAACGACAAGACCATCTGGCTCTGGGATACAACAACGGGGATCCCGCAGCAGACGATTGAAGGGTATAGCAGCGCGGTTAGGTCGGTAGCTTTCTCGCCCGACGGCAAGACGCTAGCTTTAACGTCTTATTTCGAGCCAACTATCTGGCTCTGGGACACGGCGACGGGGATCCGGCAGCAGACGATTGAAGGGCATAGCAGCGCGGTTAGGTCGGTAGCTTTCTCGCCTGACGGCAAGACGCTAGCCTTAACGTCCTATTTTGAGACAACTATCCGGCTTTGGGACACAGCGACGGGcatccagcagcagacaCTTAAAGGACACAGCGATATAGTCGGGTCAGTAGCCTTCTCGCCTAACGGCAAGACGCTAGCCTCAGGTTCTAACGACAAGACCATCCGGCTCTGGGATACAACAACGGGGATCCGGCAGCAGACTATTGAAGGGCATAGCAGCGCGGTTAGGTCGGTAGCTTTCTCGCCTGACGGCAAGACGCTAGCCTCAGGTTCTAACGACAAGACTATCCGGCTCTGGGACACGACGACGGGgatccagcagcagacgaTTAAAGGGCATGACAGAACGGTTAGGTTTATGTCGGTAGCCTTCTCGCCCGACGGCAAGACACTAGCCTTAGGTTCTAACGACAAGACCATCCGGCTCTGGGATACGGCGACGGGGATCCAGCATCAAACGCTTAAAGGGCAAGGGCCAGTCCGGtcggtggccttctcgccTGACGGCAAGACGCTAGCCTCAACGTTTCCTTACGAGACAACTATCTGGCTTTGGGACACAGCGATGGGAATCCAGCAGCAAACGCTTAAAGGGCACGGCGGCGAGGTTAGGttggtggccttctcgccCGACGGCAGGGCGCTAGCCTCAGTGTCTTACGACAAGACCATCCGGCTATGGGACACGGCGACAGGgatccagcagcagaggctTAAAGTGCAAGGGACGGTCAGGtcggtggccttctcgccTGACGGCAAGACACTAGCCTCAGGGTCTGACGACAAGACCATCCGGCTCTGGGATACAGCGACCGGGTTCCAGCAGCAGACGCTTAAAGGGCAAGAGGTGGTCAGGTGGGTGGCCTTCTCGCCTGACGGCAAGACACTAGCCTCAGGGTCTGACGACAAGACCATCCGGCTCTGGGACATGGTGATGGGGATCCAGTGGCAGACGCTTGAGGGACACCGCATGTCCGAGtcggtggccttctcgccCGACGGTAGATACCTTACAACGGATTATGGATCGCTCCAGCTGCCATCTACATGCGTCTCATCCAAACAATGTCCTGATAAGAGTCCTTCCGATCATCATTTGTATGTCGATGAAGAGTGGATAACTCTGGATGGCAAGAACACTCTCTGGCTTCCTGCGGATTACAGGACTTCTGCAGTAGCAGTGCACGACGGTAAGGTGGCCTTGGGACATAGACTCGGTGGATTAAGGTTCCTGGAATTTAAATTTGCATAA